Sequence from the Mauremys reevesii isolate NIE-2019 linkage group 5, ASM1616193v1, whole genome shotgun sequence genome:
gttgatttgcattaaattATGTAACCCTCCTGTAATTccttattaatcaagtcccatatcagctgctctaTTATCTGACCTGGGATCCATGTTGaactgacaggcctataactaCATGGGTCAAAACTAATTATGTATATGGGTATGAGTTAGTAATAAGTATTTCTAACTGTTTGGCTATATCTGATGGAAATCTAGACTACCTCTCCATCTGTGCAGAGGAGGCACAGCCCATTAATAATGGACTAGGGAAAAGATTTTCCATCATTCCACATATTGATGCGAGTAAGCCAAATTCTGGTATACAGCAGCAAACATCTTTAACGACATCTTTTCACACTGGCACTCTACAGCCCTCACTTTAGAAATAGGTGGCCAGTATTCTAGCTACATAGAAGAAGCCAGTAGTCAGATTCTCTCAGAccatgagggggaggggaaaaaaatgggcaGAGAACCTAGGAGGAAAATCTCAGGACAGTCAGTATAAGAGGAAAGACAGGGCCAAGCATGTCCTTTCAAGAATCTGAAATAGCACTGGGAAGGGAAGAGTAGGAGAGATGGAGGGGAAAGACAAGAAAAGGGCACCAAAACCAGAGTAAAAAAAGGGAAATGAGGCAGCAGAAAGGAAAGCAGTAGCTGGACAGCCACATACAAGTTTGCTGCCATGCTGGCGGCAATGTAGTTTGTCCTTGCATACCAACACCACTACTGCTGCatgtccctccccctccctccaaataCAGCAACTCACATCTTTCCCTCAGAGAGTCTTCCCCTTGAGAGTTACGGCCTCTCTCTCAGTGGATACCCAGAGATGCAAGCCAGACTATTCACACGCATAAGCAGTCCATCTGTGTTCTACATTTACACTTCTCATGTCACATCTGGACTTTCAGGTATGGAAATGGAAGGGGATTTACATTTTTTCCCTGTAATGTTTGGTTCAGTTCTTAGTCTTTCAAATACAATTACAATGTTAAACTAGGAGGGAAGATGAGCAATAACTTTCATGGGTAATGGAAAGGTATTTAAACAGACAAATGACAGAATTGCTTAAGGGAGAAAGAATTTATCACCTATATTAATCATTTCCCTACAATTTTAAGCTATCCCCTGCATTTATTTAATATTAACTGGACAAAGGACAAGTCACTCTTCCTCTTTCCTATTACCAAAATATTGGTAATATGTATCCCTTATTGGGATACATTTAGCATACTAGCTGCTATGCATCATACTTCCTCCCAGGGAGTCTTAAGCTGGTGCAGCAGAAACGTGGTTGCTTTAGTCCAAATTGAGCTAGCATTCCCATCACTTTCACAGAAGttacaaaaaaaattcaataaGTCAACATGGAGGTCTATTAAAGGTTACCTGTTGAGCTTGACATCGTCACCTCCTTCAGTCTCCAAGAAGATGCTCCCAGAGCAGTCTGGTCCTTTTCAAATCCTTGTTGGTGAAGCAGCAGAGTGATTGGGAAGGGTAAGCTAGATTCCCCTGTCCAGCAGAGCAATCTTACGGAGTTCCTCCTTGTATGGCAAGGAATGTATCCTCTCCCCTTCTACAGGATCCAGTTCTTGAAAAGTTCTAGCCTTATTTTACCTTAGCTGTTGCCATTCAGCTCTCTTCTTGGAGTGGTTAGAAACACTCCTGGTAGTAGGATGTGAGGGATGGATAGGTACACTTCCAATACTGCCTGCATCTATGAGTCTTGGACCAATAGTAGCCAACCTTCACAAAGCTTTGTTAATTGTTAGTCAGAGCATCAGTCACTCTGACAAGATGCTCttcaacccccctgccccaaaatGGACTTGATCAGCCATTCCTTGTCTCCACTAATCCAATAGTATCAAACCCCAAGCATGGAGCTGAAGCCCCAGCTCTATCCAGCCAGCAATGTATAGGTCTATGAACCTCAACAACTCAATCTCATTTCAGATACCACTTTAGATTGTTCCAGAATTAGGATTGGGCTGTTTTTGTGCATTAGGACCCAAACTGAGTCAACATCCTAAATTTGTAAATAGGTCTCCACATTCAAAAAGTGGCCCTAGTGTTCTGTGATAGACTCCAAGACCAAATATTAAAAATCCTAGAACTCAAATGTGGAAAATTCATCTGGAAAATACCCCCCCATACTCACAGGCAGTAAAGttgcctacattttcaaacacaGTTGGGCAGAAATGGATAATAAGAGGCAAAACAAATTATATTTATGCTGGGAACAAATCTGTGCTAAAACACTGAATCTGAGTTACTGCAACTAGGTCAGAAGGGCATTTAAAAGCTAGTTGGTCACCACTGTGATTCTAGCTGTAACATTTAACTGCACACTAGAAACAAGTTTGTGAAGGGAAGAAAAAGAGGGATATAGAATGTCATCCTGCAAGCTGCAGAATACAAACATTAAGAAGGATGAAGAATGTACTGCAAACAAAATGCAAGGAGTAATGTATACACATTACATCTTTTGAAATTAGAAAATCCACATCCTGTCTTACAGACTGATTATCCTTACTTTTGTTAAAGGTTGTGTCTACCCAACTGCTTTACatggcaaacattttaaaaggttCCCATTAATAGATGTAGACTAGAACTCTGTACATAACTTTAAATGCAGCAATTCTTATCTCCAAGTATACCTTTactgtaaggaaaaaaaaaagactagttTCCATTCTTATGTAGTGTGCCCTTTCCTATCTTCACTGAGAAAAGGGCAGAAGAGAGTGGCAGATCTAATGGACTTTCACTAAAAAGTAAGTATGAAAAACTTCATAGTAACTGCCTGCAGAAGACCCTACATTACTAAGTTTAATTCATAAAAGACCTTATTTATGAAAGATAATGTTCTGTCTTTCCAAAAAAgacagtgcttttaaaaaaaaagactggagatttttttaagtcTTCAGTTTACAGCACCACTGTTAACTAGGAATCTGACCACAAGCTTGATGAACAGTGGAAGGGGCAATGGAGAAAAGACACTTACTATAGTTGTCATCCAGTTGCTTATAAACTACATTCCATACAAACTGTAATTAGAGGTAAATATGGAGAGTAGTCTTAAGTAGGATGCAAGATTTGCTATGAAATTGGTGTTTACTACTAATAAATGAATACCTTTCCCAATCAATGCTAGTTCCTACAGAAGGTCAACATCGCTTACAGCAGCAACGGTTTCAGGCCAGTACTGTGCTATTGTGGGGTTAGGAGACAGCAGTTCCCTGGTTCTACTTACTCCTACTGTGGTTCCAGTTCATGTCTGTGCCATTCTGGCAAAAAGGCCACAAATCCTCTCATACCTTAAGGACTTTCTTCGCAGTTAGAGAAGGGGAGGATCACATGCAAGCAGGCAGAAGCCAAGCACTGTGGATATGTGGTAGGTACAGGCAGAGTTTAAAGGCACCTCCAGAAGTTACAGGCAGCCCCCCCTATCTTGTGTTTTCCATCTTAGGATAGTGGCTGTGGGTCAGTAAGGAAAATTTGTTTACAATTATGCAACAGTTTCCTCTTATGTAGCAATTTCAGAAGGAAGTTGCTATAATACCACCCTTCCTCATGGTAATAATGTTGCTGTTGATAAATGTTGGTGTATCAAGTAAAAAAGAAGGCTGTTATTAGCAATGTGTTATCTTTAAAGGAGAGTTTCACAGAAAAAAGTTATACATTACTGACTCTTGGTAACAGAAGCTTTTGTCTACACAGTTCGAAAAATACACAGGTAGAGAAAACTAACAGTCACTATCAGATTAGCTAATAAAGCAGCTAGAACAGAAGTAAGTATTTCACAGTAGGCTCCATAAGTGAGAAATGCAGCCATGATAGTTATTGATAGCCACACTGATCTGTATCAGTTACAAATTGAgctaaacattaaaaacagaCACTGAAAATCTTTAACTGGTCCATTAGCAACAGCTGTTTCATTTTAACCTCTCCCCTTTGCAGCCATGCACACCTGGAGTATGTGCCCCTTTCAGGTTAGGGGGTTTCATTAAAGATAGTGCTACAACAGCACCTGGAAGTATTCAGATTAGTGATAGCCATTTCTACAACTAAACTGGCTACTTGTATAATCCTAGGCTTGAGCTGAAGATATTTTGTTTCATGATCTGACTAGCCCTCTGCCTAGAGAAGAATTGCTAACTTTCAGATGTTAAAGTGATTGATCGGAAGAAAGTTGTGTATGTTTATGTACTCCTATACTAGTTAGTGACTGTAGAACATTTTAGTTAAACTAATATTTGCCTGTATTGTGGAAGGAGGTCATTGGATTTTCATTCTTGTGTTAAATGAGATGGATGCTACATAGAGCAATAGAGGTAGTTTACATCAGTAATCTATTTGAGACTCAACTACCTAGGTCACTCCTCAGATGACCTCCCTAAGCTTCAGGGAGGTCACTAGGAAAGCATATCTGCCTCTTCCAGAAGCAGAAACGGCTAGATGTCACCATCACAATAAAAATCAGCCACAGAACTACTCTTCCTTGTATGACAGGACAGTGCCTTCTCCCCCATTCCTAATTGGAAATGTTGCAACTTCTATACTCAAAGAAGGTAGACATGCACATGCCTTATCTGTTATAACAGTGCTTCGCCATACCTTTATTTGTAGGTTTGCCCAGCTATACACCCCACCATATTATATATTCtttcaaaagaaaaactgctttgaTTGCAATTTTACACAAGGATCCTTTAAACAAGTATCCCAGTCAAATAATATATTTGAAACTAAATGTACTATCACAGGAAAGACGTTTGCCTTTGCATCTCCCACAGAGATCTTGACGATGGGGTCTCTTGGGGTCCACATGGCGCACTTTCACAGGGCAGGTGCATCTGGTCTGCTTACAGCTCTAGAAAGAAGCAAGGATGTTGGAGGAGAAAGCACCTGAACTGCAGTGATACAGGCAAGGCAGAAGAGATCTGCAAACTTAGGGGAGGGAGCAGTATTGGCTGCAGTAGTTTAGATTATAGCCGGCTCAGTGCAGGGAGGAGTGAGGCTGCTGACAAAGCCTCACACACTTGTGGTGCTAGAGCACAGCTGGAGTTCACCACCATTCCTTCCAGTAAAGCCTGGGAAGGCCCCACAAACCACCTCCCTGAGGTAGGCCAAGTTACAGGGCTCCCCAGTGCCCTAGCCCCAGGGGGTGGTGCTCACCTGGCAGGTGATGTCCTCCACGCGGTAGGGGTTGTAGGATTTCTGACATGTCCGGCAGAACTGCCTGAAGTAGACCTGGAAGAAGGGGGAAGGCAGGTCAGCAGCAATCAGTGcccagggggcagaggggcaaCCCAGGAGCACCAGGCCTACCTTGTTGGTGCCCTGCACACACCACACATAAGCGCTCTCCCAACGGATGTTGCAGTCCTTGCAGTGGTAGTAGCCATACTTCTGCTCCAGAAACTGGGGGGGGACAAGGGTTACTCAGCCGCGGGCAAggagccagcccccagcctgccctgcccagctcccgcACCCTGGGCCCTACTGGCCACCGTGCAAGGTGCGACCCCGCCGCCCAGAATCGCGGCCGCCCCAGGGCCAGTCATtcgcggccccgcccccgggcttcccgccaccccctgccctgcagcggCAGGTGGTGACCCGGCCCTCACCTGGAAGCGCAGGCGGGTCttgccctgccccggctcctgaGGGGCTGCGGCCTGGGGCTGCCCGGCCTGGCGCTCGGGGGCCTCCACCGGCCCTTCCTGccgcggggcagctgcctccgcctcctcctcctcctcctctgccgcCTCCTGCTGCTGGGGCGGCCGCGGCTCCTGCggctccgcgctgctcccggGCGGCTGCTCCCAGCTGGCCCGCACGGCGGCCGCCTCCgtgcgctgctgctgctcctcttcctcGGCGGCCGCCTCCTCCGGCTCCTCCTCGGCCGCCTCCTGCCCCGCGTCCTCGGGCTCCTCCAGGAAGGTGGTGAGTCTGCGGGACGCCATGGGCGAGTACACGGCGATGGTCCGCGGGAAGCGCACGGGCCTGGCGGTGGCGGGGCTGCCTTGCTCCTGCTCGCGGGGCCGCAGCGAGGGCAGCCCGGGGGCCGGCCGCCGCCGCAGCAGGGTGCGGGGCCCCAGCGAGCACTGCACCGAGGCGTCCTGCCGCGGGTTcacctgcacccccacctccttggtGTTGGCTTTGCGGAGCCGCGGCGTCAGGCTGGGGTTCACCTGGGACAGGATCGCCTTCAGCTGCGCCCGCTGGTAGTTATCGAAGTACTCGGCCGCGGCCGCCGCCGCCGTGTCCCCATAGCCCGAGAAGTAGGTGCCCCGCTGCCGCCAGGCGCCCGGGGGCCCTTTGCCCTTCGGCGGCTGGTAGCGGTAGGAGTAGGGGGTGTAGGCTGAGTACAGGTAACTATCCATGGCCTCGTCCGCCATAACGCCTGCCCCGTTAGCTGGGCCCGCGGGCGCCGCTTTAAATACCCCGCCCtgaggcggggcggggcgggcaggCTCAGGTGcacgtcccctcccccccagccacctGAGCGGGCTGCTGCCATTGGCGGAGGGGCAATGAACCACCTCGCCGCGGATTCCCCGGCGGGGATCGCTGCCCCGGGAAGCCCGCGGGGAAAGCAGGAGGATGGGAAGAGCCCGGGGGCCAAGGAACATAGCAGAGGTGGGAGGGGAGCCACGGCGGCGGCGGTGGGGACGCAGAGCTCCAGGCAGGTCTTTGATACAAGTAAACCCCTTGTTGGTACCACCCTGCTGGGTTCTCTCTGCCTCTTAAACGTCCTGAGTCTCCCTTCCTCTGGCCCTTGAGTTACAACTCCTGTATCTGCCCGGCCAGCCGCCGGGGGCTCGGGGGATCCTAGCGGCTGTGCCGCCTTCATGTGAGCTGGGGGGTTTAGCCGGAGCGTTTTCTTTGGAGCAGACCCGGCGCATTGATTGAATTGATTGGTGAGATTCCCGCGGGAGCAGCAAGAGGCTGCGTGCCGCAGGCAGACAGTGACAGCGCGGTGCCTGTGACAGAAACAACACGCGGGGGAATCCAGGAGCACTGGGACAATGTGTATAATGGGGCTGCTGACAACCttcaaccaaactgtaaaccctgtgtatgatggaaaccaggtcaagccagggggtgcacagcacccccagttccagcacctgtggatGAATCTGTGAAGGAGGAAGGAACCCGGAGTGAATTCCTTGGCTGGTA
This genomic interval carries:
- the ZAR1 gene encoding zygote arrest protein 1; translation: MADEAMDSYLYSAYTPYSYRYQPPKGKGPPGAWRQRGTYFSGYGDTAAAAAAEYFDNYQRAQLKAILSQVNPSLTPRLRKANTKEVGVQVNPRQDASVQCSLGPRTLLRRRPAPGLPSLRPREQEQGSPATARPVRFPRTIAVYSPMASRRLTTFLEEPEDAGQEAAEEEPEEAAAEEEEQQQRTEAAAVRASWEQPPGSSAEPQEPRPPQQQEAAEEEEEEAEAAAPRQEGPVEAPERQAGQPQAAAPQEPGQGKTRLRFQFLEQKYGYYHCKDCNIRWESAYVWCVQGTNKVYFRQFCRTCQKSYNPYRVEDITCQSCKQTRCTCPVKVRHVDPKRPHRQDLCGRCKGKRLSCDSTFSFKYII